Within the Thermostichus lividus PCC 6715 genome, the region TGTTAACAGGTAGCCCTCTAGCATCCCTTCCATGGTGTGCTCACTGAGCATTTCAATGACACGACCATCGGTGGATAACTCACCGCCATCTTCATCCTCTTCAAAGAATTCAGCAATCCAGAATTTTTTGCTAACTTCATAAATGGCATTAAGTTTGTTTGAAGTGTTTTCATCAGGACCAAAGACGCGGAAATTCGTCATGTTTTGGCGCATCACATCCCGCAGGAAAACGCCAAGGGGTCGTGTGTTTTCCACTTCTAGTTGGGCAGGCTTCTCAACGGTAATACCATACTCCCGGAAATCTGGCATTTTTAGGTCTTTGCGGAGCAGCCCCCCATTGGCATGAGGGTTCATCCCCATGCGGTAGGTGCCGGTTGGTGCCAGTGCTTTTAGATCAGGGCGAAAGGTTCCCTTATCATCAAATAAATCTTCCGGATGGTAACTGCGCAACCACTTCTCCAGCAATTGCAGGTTTGCGGGGTTGCTGTGCACATCGGCCATGGGCACTTGGTGTGCTCGCCAGAACCCTTCTACCTTCCGTCCATTCACTTCAGCCGGCCCTGTCCAGCCCTTGGGTGTCCGCAAAATAATCATCGGCCAGCGGGGTAGAGGCGTTACCCCCTGCTCCCGAGCTGCCTGTTGAATTTCCTTAATTTTGTTTACACAGTACTCTAGGGTTGCCGCCATTGCTTGGTGCATTGAGGGACGGTCAGAGCCTTCGACAAAGCAAGGTTCATAACCATAACCGCGAAAGAGATGCTCGAGATCGGCGTGGGGAATACGCGCCAATAGTGTGGGGTTGTTAATTTTGTAGCCATTCAGGTGCAAAATTGGCAGGACTGCGCCATCGCGTACAGGGTTCAGGAACTTATTAATGTGCCACGAGGTAGCCAGTGGCCCTGTTTCCGATTCGCCATCTCCTACCACTGCGGCCACAATCAGGTTGGGATTGTCAAAAGCAGCACCACAGGCATGGGAGAGCACATAACCCAGTTCTCCCCCTTCGTGAATTGAGCCGGGGGTTTCTGGGGTGCAGTGGCTACCCACACCGCCAGGAAATGAAAACTGCTTGAAAAATTTTTTGAGGCCGTGCTCATCTTCACTAATGTTGTGGTAAATCTCGGAATAACTTCCTTCGAGATACACAGGCGCTAAGACACCGGGGGCACCGTGGCCGGGACCCGCCAGAAAAATAATCTCTTGTTGATATTTTTTAATAATGCGGTTGAGATGAATGTAGATAAAAGAAAGTCCAGGGCTGGCTCCCCAATGCCCCAAGAGGCGTTTCTTAATGTGCTCTGGTTGCAGGGGAACTTTGAGCAGGGGGTTGTCCCGCAGGTAAATCATGCCTACCGCAAGGTAATTACAGGCACGGAAGTAAGCATCGATGGCATCCACTTCTGCAGCACTGAGGGGCTGACCCTCAATAGTGGCGCGGGCAATCCCAAACGCACGAATTGATTGAGTTGTGGGGGAGAGAGCGCTAACCATAAATTCCCTCATACATCAACTGTTGAAGCCACGACAGCCTGCTTCAGAACTCAAAAGATAAAACAAAATGCACAGACTATCTGCTCTTTCGCCAGACTGGTACAGGCTGTTGATTCGCCAGAATGATTCTGATGCAACGTTTCTAGAGAAAAATATCTGAAGAAAGGGCGAACCCGAGCTGCGGTTCCAGCTCGTACAAACTTCACTACACCTTTGATCCTAAACCGGCAGACTCTGGTAGTGAGGAAATACCCTGAATGTTTTAACGAATGAGCGGTTCTAAGGGTCAACACGCCCGGCCTGAGTCTCTAGCATTTCTGGTGGCGGCAGGCGAAAAAGGCGGCAGGCATTGATTGTTGTTTGTACCCCTAGCTCAGCTACATCACACTGACGAAGTGCTGCAATCGCTGAGGCCACAAAGCGAACATAACTGGGTTCATTACGCTTTTCCCCCCGCTTGGGGACAGGCGCAAGGAATGGACAATCAGTTTCAATGAGGAGGCGATCGCCCGGAACCATTTGCGCCGCCGCCTGAATTTGCTTAGCATTTTTGAAGGTTACCGTGCCACTAAAGCTAATGTATAGCCCTAGCTCTAAGAACCATTCCGTTTCCTCTGGTGTGCCGCCCCAGCAGTGCATGACCCCTTGTAGTGATCCGTACTGACGTTGAAACTGCTGCAACACATTCCGGGTTGCTGCCGCCGCCTCACGGCAATGAATAATGACAGGCAAACTAAGGGAATGAGCCACTGCCAACTGCGCCCAAAACGCTTCCTCTTGCTGAGACTGATTGTTCGCTTTATAAAAGTCTAAGCCAGTCTCACCAATGGCAACAACCTTGGGATCACTGGCAGCAAGGGAGGCAATAGTACTAGCCAGATCAGGATGCCACTGATCTGTATCTAGGGGATGCAAACCCACGGCCATAAAGAGTTCTGGAAATTTTACCGTTAGGGCTTGAATGTCGGTAAACTCCGTTGGTTCAACACAGGAATGTACCAACCTGACGACCCCTGCTTCCCGCCACCGCTGAGCTACAGTCTCTAAGTCGGCAGCAAAATTAGCAAAATTCAGATGGACGTGGGTATCCACCAGCATAAAAATATAAAA harbors:
- a CDS encoding TatD family hydrolase; protein product: MLVDTHVHLNFANFAADLETVAQRWREAGVVRLVHSCVEPTEFTDIQALTVKFPELFMAVGLHPLDTDQWHPDLASTIASLAASDPKVVAIGETGLDFYKANNQSQQEEAFWAQLAVAHSLSLPVIIHCREAAAATRNVLQQFQRQYGSLQGVMHCWGGTPEETEWFLELGLYISFSGTVTFKNAKQIQAAAQMVPGDRLLIETDCPFLAPVPKRGEKRNEPSYVRFVASAIAALRQCDVAELGVQTTINACRLFRLPPPEMLETQAGRVDP
- a CDS encoding phosphoketolase family protein, whose protein sequence is MVSALSPTTQSIRAFGIARATIEGQPLSAAEVDAIDAYFRACNYLAVGMIYLRDNPLLKVPLQPEHIKKRLLGHWGASPGLSFIYIHLNRIIKKYQQEIIFLAGPGHGAPGVLAPVYLEGSYSEIYHNISEDEHGLKKFFKQFSFPGGVGSHCTPETPGSIHEGGELGYVLSHACGAAFDNPNLIVAAVVGDGESETGPLATSWHINKFLNPVRDGAVLPILHLNGYKINNPTLLARIPHADLEHLFRGYGYEPCFVEGSDRPSMHQAMAATLEYCVNKIKEIQQAAREQGVTPLPRWPMIILRTPKGWTGPAEVNGRKVEGFWRAHQVPMADVHSNPANLQLLEKWLRSYHPEDLFDDKGTFRPDLKALAPTGTYRMGMNPHANGGLLRKDLKMPDFREYGITVEKPAQLEVENTRPLGVFLRDVMRQNMTNFRVFGPDENTSNKLNAIYEVSKKFWIAEFFEEDEDGGELSTDGRVIEMLSEHTMEGMLEGYLLTGRHGFFSTYESFVHVIDSMFNQHAKWLSICNELSWRADIASLNLLITSTVWRQDHNGFTHQDPGFLDVVCNKSAAVTRIYLPPDVNSLLSVADHCLRSKNYVNVIVSDKQLHLQYMDMDAAIKHCTKGLGIWDWASNDQGYEPDLVMASAGDIPTQEALAAIALLRQEFPDLKIRYINVVDLFKLQPETEHPHGLSDRDFDSLFTLDRPIIFNFHGYPWLIHRLTYRRYNHVNLHVRGYKEKGNINTPLELAINNEIDRFSLAIDAIDRLPELQVAGAHAKEKFRNMQIEARNYAYEFGIDKPEFSHWTWPL